In the genome of Ignavibacteriales bacterium, one region contains:
- a CDS encoding HAD-IA family hydrolase → MIKTIIFDLSEVLIKGIIGIGEKLTPHIDQPADIIDKAFWGPNLRELFIKNISEDKYLDNIITLNNWNISKPIIKEIIRNNFHFTYDENISLLKELSTKYPVYLLSDHGIEWIEYIHSQYNFFSVFQKQFYSYEYGSTKKEEITFQHFLNSTGLKAEECLFIDDNFKNVETAKRVGIIAVQFKDGDDLEKNIFQIISQIE, encoded by the coding sequence TTGATTAAGACTATTATTTTCGATTTATCAGAAGTTCTTATAAAAGGCATTATTGGTATTGGTGAAAAACTAACTCCTCATATCGATCAACCTGCTGACATAATTGATAAAGCATTCTGGGGACCGAATCTTAGGGAACTTTTTATCAAGAATATTTCTGAAGATAAATACCTTGATAATATCATAACTCTCAATAATTGGAACATTTCAAAACCAATTATCAAAGAGATCATAAGAAATAATTTTCATTTCACTTATGATGAAAATATTTCTCTCCTTAAAGAACTAAGCACTAAATATCCTGTTTATCTTTTATCAGATCACGGCATTGAATGGATTGAATATATTCATTCACAATATAACTTCTTCTCTGTTTTTCAAAAACAGTTTTATTCTTATGAATATGGTTCAACAAAAAAAGAAGAAATAACTTTTCAACACTTTCTAAACTCTACTGGGCTAAAAGCAGAAGAGTGTTTGTTCATCGATGACAATTTCAAAAATGTTGAAACAGCAAAACGGGTTGGAATAATTGCCGTGCAATTCAAAGACGGAGATGATTTGGAGAAAAATATTTTTCAAATTATCTCTCAAATCGAATAA
- a CDS encoding proline--tRNA ligase: protein MRFSKTFIPTLKEVPNDAVVISHILMLRSGMVRMLAAGIYSFLPLGYKVIKKITEIIRQEMDNIGGQEFHFPALNPTEIWEETNRVAAFGDTMFHVKNREYILAPTHEEIVTYHARNVVKSYKDMPQIWYQIQTKFRNEPRPRSGVIRGRQFLMKDAYSLDTSWEGLDKSYNLHDQAYRKIFDRCGLKYFVVGASSGAMGGTGSEEFMVKSQAGEDTVAYCEACGYAANVEVAVSKVKPKERDTESKQLYEISTPDVKSIDELCEFLKIDETQCAKSRVYILDNQPVLILMLGNDEVNETKLNKILGGEARPGHPEELKEITGADAGSIGPIGFKGKIIADLRLKDANNLFSGANKNDYHIGGIDLVRDVKTIEYADLRIVKAGEGCTQCESNLDVFPAIELGHIFKLGTKYSDAMGAKFLDEKGEEHPIIMGSYGIGAERVMACYIEQHNDEKGIIWDKTLAPFHVHLLGLNMKKDEIVKTCEKIYKNLELNSVEVLFDDRNDAQAGVKFNDADLLGLPIQVIVGEKKLKENKVEVKVRKSGERFDVSLDELIQKITDLLIEV, encoded by the coding sequence ATGAGATTCAGTAAAACGTTCATTCCAACTTTAAAAGAAGTTCCAAACGATGCAGTGGTTATAAGTCACATACTTATGTTAAGATCAGGTATGGTAAGAATGCTGGCTGCAGGTATCTATTCATTTCTTCCGCTAGGATATAAAGTCATAAAAAAAATTACGGAAATAATCCGACAGGAAATGGATAATATCGGCGGACAGGAATTTCACTTCCCAGCATTAAACCCAACAGAGATTTGGGAAGAAACAAACCGTGTGGCTGCATTCGGCGATACAATGTTTCATGTAAAAAACAGGGAATACATTCTTGCGCCGACACACGAAGAGATAGTAACATATCACGCAAGGAATGTAGTAAAGTCTTATAAAGATATGCCGCAGATATGGTACCAGATTCAAACAAAATTCAGGAATGAACCAAGACCAAGAAGCGGCGTCATTCGCGGACGTCAATTTTTAATGAAGGACGCTTATTCACTTGATACATCGTGGGAAGGGCTTGATAAATCATATAATCTGCATGACCAGGCATACAGAAAAATATTTGACAGGTGCGGATTAAAATATTTTGTTGTTGGTGCATCAAGCGGTGCAATGGGTGGAACAGGCTCAGAAGAATTTATGGTAAAGTCACAGGCTGGTGAAGATACTGTAGCTTATTGTGAAGCATGTGGTTATGCAGCGAATGTTGAAGTTGCAGTTTCAAAAGTAAAACCAAAAGAAAGAGACACCGAAAGCAAACAGCTTTATGAAATTTCAACACCTGATGTAAAAAGTATAGATGAACTTTGTGAGTTTTTAAAGATAGATGAAACACAATGTGCAAAGTCAAGAGTGTATATACTAGATAATCAACCGGTATTAATTTTAATGCTCGGCAATGATGAAGTAAATGAAACCAAGCTGAATAAAATTCTTGGCGGTGAAGCAAGACCCGGGCATCCCGAAGAGTTAAAAGAAATTACCGGAGCGGATGCCGGTTCTATAGGACCAATTGGTTTCAAGGGAAAAATAATCGCTGACCTGAGATTAAAAGATGCAAACAATCTTTTCAGCGGCGCAAATAAAAATGATTATCACATTGGTGGAATAGATTTAGTACGGGATGTAAAAACAATTGAGTACGCTGATCTGAGAATTGTAAAAGCAGGCGAAGGCTGTACACAATGTGAAAGTAATCTTGATGTTTTTCCCGCCATTGAGCTTGGGCACATTTTCAAGCTTGGTACAAAATACTCAGATGCTATGGGTGCTAAATTCCTTGATGAAAAAGGTGAAGAACATCCTATCATTATGGGAAGCTACGGCATCGGTGCTGAGCGTGTTATGGCTTGTTACATCGAGCAGCACAATGATGAAAAAGGAATTATCTGGGATAAAACTCTTGCCCCATTTCATGTTCATCTTTTAGGACTCAACATGAAAAAAGATGAAATTGTAAAAACCTGTGAAAAGATTTATAAGAATCTTGAACTGAACAGTGTTGAAGTTCTCTTTGATGACAGGAATGACGCACAGGCTGGTGTAAAGTTTAACGATGCTGATCTTCTTGGTCTGCCTATTCAGGTAATAGTGGGAGAAAAGAAACTCAAAGAAAATAAAGTTGAAGTGAAAGTGAGAAAATCCGGTGAACGATTTGATGTTAGTCTTGATGAACTGATACAAAAGATAACCGACTTATTGATTGAAGTTTGA
- a CDS encoding sodium:proton antiporter: protein METTTHEVHLLSLLPFVLMLGSIAALPLFMNHFWEKNKNKLIIAIILSIPVIIYLLANGLTERLIETIVFDYVPFLILLGALFTITGGIYLTGDIEAKPTINTLFLGIGAVLASIMGTTGAAMLLIRPVIQTNRQRTFKVHTILFFIGIVANCGGLLTPLGDPPLFMMYLRGADFTWFLKLFPEWLITNLILLIVYFIVDSFYYKKEPESAIQRDVKNVRPIKIEGKLNFIWLVGVVLAVAFLNEQYIGLIHESHYYKFIREIAIVLMAVCSLQFTTKLVRTSNNFTWGPIEEVAYLFLGIFITMVPCLLYLEANAKTLGVTSPQQFYYYTGLLSSFLDNTPTAVTFHSLAMGLGVTSPEMIAGIPEVLLKAICTAAVFFGSMTYIGNGPNFMVKAVAEENNIKMPDFFSYMFKFSLIILLPIFIIVQFIFI from the coding sequence ATGGAAACAACAACTCACGAGGTACATCTTCTCAGTCTCTTACCTTTTGTTCTTATGCTTGGATCAATTGCTGCTTTACCACTTTTTATGAATCACTTCTGGGAAAAAAATAAAAACAAACTTATCATCGCAATAATACTCAGCATACCGGTTATTATTTATCTTCTTGCAAACGGATTAACAGAACGATTAATTGAAACAATAGTTTTTGACTATGTTCCATTCCTTATTCTTCTTGGTGCTTTGTTTACAATTACAGGAGGAATTTATCTTACCGGAGATATTGAAGCCAAGCCAACGATAAATACCTTGTTCCTTGGTATCGGCGCTGTACTTGCATCAATAATGGGAACAACCGGTGCGGCAATGCTTTTGATAAGACCCGTTATACAAACCAACAGGCAGCGAACATTTAAAGTCCATACGATATTATTTTTCATTGGAATAGTTGCAAACTGCGGCGGACTTTTAACACCACTCGGCGACCCGCCGTTGTTTATGATGTACTTACGCGGTGCGGATTTTACATGGTTCTTAAAACTATTTCCTGAATGGCTGATTACAAATTTGATTTTGTTAATTGTTTACTTCATAGTTGATAGTTTCTATTACAAGAAAGAACCGGAATCAGCAATTCAACGTGACGTGAAAAACGTAAGACCAATTAAGATAGAAGGGAAATTAAATTTTATCTGGCTTGTTGGAGTTGTACTTGCAGTTGCCTTCTTAAATGAACAATACATTGGTTTGATTCATGAAAGCCACTACTACAAATTCATCAGGGAAATTGCGATAGTACTTATGGCGGTTTGTTCATTGCAGTTTACAACAAAACTTGTTCGCACTTCAAATAATTTTACCTGGGGACCAATTGAAGAAGTCGCATATCTTTTCCTTGGAATTTTTATCACAATGGTTCCATGTCTTTTATATCTTGAAGCTAACGCAAAAACACTCGGGGTAACCTCACCACAACAGTTTTATTATTACACGGGATTGCTAAGTAGTTTCCTTGATAATACTCCTACTGCAGTAACGTTCCATTCACTAGCTATGGGATTAGGAGTTACATCCCCTGAAATGATTGCGGGAATTCCAGAAGTATTACTTAAAGCAATCTGTACCGCGGCAGTATTTTTCGGTAGTATGACTTACATCGGCAACGGACCAAACTTTATGGTTAAAGCTGTTGCAGAAGAAAATAATATTAAGATGCCTGACTTCTTCAGTTATATGTTTAAGTTTTCACTGATAATTCTTCTGCCGATTTTTATTATTGTTCAATTCATTTTTATTTAG